One Bacillus sp. 1780r2a1 DNA segment encodes these proteins:
- a CDS encoding LysR family transcriptional regulator, translated as MKLQQLKYVIEVVRCGSINEAARRLYISQPSLSKAIKELEKEVGITIFTRTSTGIALSSDGAEFLGYARQVVEQAELLEHRYLNAAPSPQLLSISTQHYAFAVNAFVDMIKKYGQDKYQFTMRETRTYEIIEDVKSLKSEIGILYVSSFNEKVMLQLLKEQGLEFHELFQATPHIFVSVQNQLAKKKSVTLKDLEEYPRLSFEQGEFNSFYYAEEIFSTIPSKQSIQVSDRATLFNLLIGLNGYTISTGIVSEDLNGSNIVSVPLDEGEFIRVGWVVHNKTQLSRMARIYLEELHKVIEKYHQK; from the coding sequence ATGAAATTACAGCAGCTCAAATATGTTATTGAAGTTGTGAGGTGTGGGTCGATTAATGAAGCAGCTCGCAGGCTCTACATCTCACAGCCAAGCTTGTCAAAAGCAATAAAAGAGTTAGAAAAAGAAGTTGGAATTACGATTTTCACCCGTACTTCAACGGGTATTGCCCTTTCCTCAGACGGAGCTGAGTTTCTAGGGTATGCAAGGCAGGTTGTTGAACAAGCAGAGTTGTTAGAACACAGATACTTAAATGCAGCGCCTTCTCCACAGCTGCTTTCCATTTCCACTCAGCACTATGCGTTTGCCGTCAATGCGTTTGTGGATATGATTAAAAAGTACGGGCAAGACAAATACCAGTTTACGATGAGAGAAACGAGAACCTATGAAATCATTGAAGACGTAAAGAGCTTAAAAAGCGAAATTGGCATTTTATACGTTAGCTCGTTTAATGAAAAAGTAATGCTGCAGCTTTTGAAAGAACAAGGGTTGGAGTTTCATGAGCTGTTTCAAGCTACTCCTCATATCTTTGTGAGTGTCCAAAATCAGCTTGCTAAAAAGAAATCCGTGACGCTTAAAGATTTAGAAGAATACCCACGGTTGAGCTTTGAGCAAGGAGAATTTAACTCGTTTTACTATGCTGAAGAAATTTTCAGCACGATTCCAAGTAAACAAAGCATTCAAGTCAGTGACCGAGCAACGTTATTTAATTTGCTTATTGGCTTAAACGGCTACACCATTTCAACAGGTATTGTAAGTGAAGATTTAAATGGATCAAATATTGTATCGGTACCGCTTGATGAAGGTGAGTTCATTAGAGTAGGATGGGTTGTTCACAACAAAACTCAACTTAGTCGCATGGCTCGAATTTATTTAGAAGAGCTTCATAAAGTAATTGAAAAGTATCACCAAAAATGA
- a CDS encoding dipeptide ABC transporter ATP-binding protein — translation MNVSSPIKKQAILEVTGLKQYFTLKNGLPFKPPQQIKAVDDISFSLFEGETLSIVGESGCGKSTTGRAILQLDKPTAGSINYKGLDLSTLSKKELRKIRGELQIIFQDPFASLNPRQTVRKILTEAMIIQKVVPFEQHEKRLKELLDYVGLPLTSLDRLPHEFSGGQRQRIGIARALAVNPKVIICDEAVSALDVSIQAQILNLLKSLQKELKLTYLFISHDLSVVKHISDRVIVMYLGEIVEIATKAELFDNPSHPYTKALLSAIPSANAQKRAQRILLKGDIPSPLHPPEGCKFHTRCPAATDQCKLVAPPMIGGENHLTKCHYV, via the coding sequence ATGAATGTATCATCTCCTATCAAAAAGCAAGCAATATTAGAAGTAACCGGGTTAAAACAGTATTTTACACTAAAAAACGGATTGCCATTTAAGCCTCCTCAACAAATTAAAGCTGTTGATGATATTAGTTTTTCATTATTTGAAGGGGAAACATTGAGTATTGTAGGAGAGTCAGGATGTGGAAAATCTACAACCGGGAGAGCTATCCTTCAACTTGATAAACCGACAGCTGGAAGCATTAACTATAAAGGGCTTGATCTAAGCACATTATCAAAGAAAGAACTTCGAAAAATTCGCGGGGAACTTCAAATTATTTTCCAAGATCCCTTTGCATCTTTAAACCCTAGGCAAACAGTAAGAAAAATTTTGACAGAAGCTATGATAATTCAAAAAGTTGTACCATTCGAACAACACGAAAAAAGACTAAAAGAACTATTAGATTACGTTGGGCTTCCATTAACCTCTCTAGATCGTCTGCCACATGAGTTTAGCGGTGGTCAAAGACAGAGGATTGGCATTGCGCGCGCATTAGCTGTAAATCCTAAAGTAATTATTTGTGACGAAGCCGTTTCAGCTTTAGATGTTTCTATTCAAGCTCAAATTCTAAATTTATTAAAAAGTTTACAAAAAGAGCTCAAACTTACTTATTTATTTATTTCTCATGATTTAAGCGTAGTTAAACACATATCCGATCGCGTGATTGTTATGTATTTAGGAGAGATTGTTGAGATAGCTACAAAAGCTGAGCTGTTTGATAACCCGTCTCACCCCTATACTAAAGCGTTACTTTCCGCTATACCAAGTGCTAATGCTCAAAAACGGGCACAACGAATTTTATTAAAAGGAGATATCCCTTCACCATTACATCCTCCTGAAGGATGTAAATTTCATACTAGGTGTCCAGCTGCAACGGATCAATGTAAATTAGTTGCCCCTCCTATGATTGGTGGAGAGAATCATTTAACAAAATGTCATTATGTATAA
- a CDS encoding glycerate kinase: protein MKIVIAPDSFKESLSALEVAEAVEKGFKQVLPQANYVKIPMADGGEGTVQSLVDATDGEIILKKVTGPLGEPVEAFFGILGTKKTAVIEMAAASGLHLVPPANRNPLMTTTKGTGELISAALDYGVNHIIIGIGGSATNDGGAGMAKALGAQLLDAEGNEILDGGGALGNLAFINLATLDSRLQHVKIEVACDVDNPLTGERGASAIFGPQKGATPEMVALLDQNLRHYAAVLERDLGQKIDDVPGAGAAGGLGAGLLAFLQAELKRGVDIVIEATSLLEAVRDADVVITGEGKIDGQTIYGKTPIGVAKAAKKYGVPVIGIAGNVGADSQVVYEHGIDALFSIVPGVTTLENAFANASEYVERAAKNVAAVFIINKKT from the coding sequence ATGAAGATTGTCATTGCTCCGGATTCATTTAAAGAAAGCTTATCAGCTTTAGAAGTGGCTGAAGCAGTTGAAAAAGGTTTTAAACAAGTATTGCCACAAGCAAATTATGTGAAAATACCGATGGCTGATGGAGGAGAAGGAACGGTTCAGTCACTGGTTGACGCAACGGATGGAGAAATTATTTTAAAAAAGGTTACGGGTCCTTTAGGCGAACCGGTTGAAGCTTTCTTTGGCATTTTGGGAACGAAGAAGACGGCCGTCATTGAAATGGCAGCCGCATCAGGACTGCATCTCGTACCCCCAGCTAATCGAAATCCGCTTATGACAACAACAAAAGGTACAGGTGAGCTCATTTCAGCAGCGCTAGATTACGGCGTAAACCATATTATTATCGGGATTGGTGGAAGTGCCACAAACGATGGAGGCGCTGGAATGGCCAAAGCGCTTGGTGCACAGTTACTAGATGCAGAAGGAAACGAAATTCTAGATGGTGGAGGAGCACTCGGAAACTTAGCTTTTATTAATCTAGCAACGTTAGATTCGCGTCTTCAGCACGTCAAAATTGAAGTAGCGTGTGATGTTGATAATCCTCTTACCGGAGAGCGAGGAGCATCTGCCATCTTCGGTCCACAAAAAGGAGCAACACCAGAGATGGTTGCGCTGTTAGATCAAAATTTAAGACATTACGCAGCCGTTCTTGAACGAGATCTTGGTCAAAAGATTGATGACGTACCAGGAGCTGGTGCAGCAGGGGGATTAGGCGCAGGGCTGCTTGCTTTCTTACAAGCGGAATTAAAAAGGGGCGTCGACATCGTCATTGAGGCAACAAGTTTACTAGAAGCCGTGCGTGATGCTGATGTAGTCATCACGGGAGAAGGAAAAATTGATGGGCAAACCATTTACGGCAAAACTCCCATTGGCGTTGCCAAAGCGGCCAAAAAATATGGCGTTCCTGTCATTGGAATTGCTGGCAACGTTGGAGCTGACAGCCAGGTTGTTTATGAACATGGTATCGATGCATTATTTAGCATTGTGCCAGGAGTAACAACGCTGGAAAATGCTTTTGCGAATGCCAGCGAGTATGTGGAAAGAGCCGCAAAGAACGTGGCAGCTGTTTTTATAATTAATAAAAAAACCTGA
- a CDS encoding ABC transporter permease, with protein MIFYIFRRLIEVIPVIFGVTLVVFLIMQMVPGDPAVILAGEGASKETVAQLRTDLGLDKPLYVQYSDYILSLLQGDMGNSLKNNQPVLQEIMTRLPITIELAFYSIVITIVLGMTAGIISAIKPYSLTDIGVMVIALLGISLPSFWLGLLLIYVFSIKLQLLPVSGWDSILHILLPALTLGLGGAAIVARMTRSSMLEVIRQDYIRTARAKGLRGSVIIYKHALRNALIPVITVVGLQFGALLGGTVLVESVFAINGLGRMIVDAIRTRDLPVVQGGVLVASLVFVFVNLLVDISYRFFNKRIDLK; from the coding sequence ATGATTTTCTATATTTTCCGGAGACTCATAGAAGTTATACCTGTTATCTTTGGTGTAACCTTAGTCGTATTTTTAATTATGCAAATGGTCCCTGGTGACCCAGCCGTTATTTTAGCAGGAGAAGGAGCTTCCAAAGAAACAGTAGCGCAGCTGAGAACCGACCTTGGATTAGATAAACCACTTTATGTACAATACAGCGACTATATTCTCAGCTTGCTTCAAGGAGATATGGGCAATTCCTTAAAGAATAATCAACCTGTTCTTCAAGAGATTATGACAAGGCTTCCAATTACAATTGAATTAGCTTTCTATAGCATTGTAATTACAATTGTTTTAGGAATGACTGCAGGTATTATCTCGGCTATCAAGCCTTATTCTTTAACTGATATTGGAGTTATGGTAATTGCTTTATTAGGAATTTCTTTACCTAGCTTTTGGTTAGGTTTGCTATTAATTTATGTATTCTCCATTAAACTTCAATTGCTACCAGTTTCAGGGTGGGATAGCATTTTGCATATCCTACTACCAGCTTTAACACTGGGATTAGGTGGAGCAGCAATTGTAGCTAGAATGACCAGGTCTAGCATGTTAGAAGTCATACGCCAAGATTATATAAGAACCGCTCGCGCTAAAGGGTTAAGAGGGTCCGTTATTATTTATAAGCATGCTTTACGTAATGCTCTCATTCCCGTAATCACCGTAGTCGGACTACAATTTGGAGCTTTGTTGGGAGGGACAGTTTTAGTTGAGTCGGTATTTGCTATTAATGGGCTTGGTCGAATGATCGTAGATGCAATAAGAACCCGAGACCTACCTGTAGTACAAGGTGGCGTTCTTGTAGCTTCTTTAGTATTCGTATTTGTAAACCTGTTAGTCGATATCTCGTATCGCTTCTTTAATAAGCGAATCGATTTGAAATAG
- a CDS encoding response regulator, with product MHILLVDDEPLELEQLEYIINENFSYWNIHKAADASQAMKILKYYPVNLVLLDIQLPGKSGIELGREIKTQYKLDIIMVTAFQSFDYAKDSLRLGAKDYITKPIIEEELIKVLNPYRYSTIQSHIIHQTLAIIHNQYATKLSLSSVAQQIHVNSTYLSRKFHDEMNIGFSEYLNNFRIKQAEILLIQDDEKSILCIAEECGFSSQHYFSSLFKKQLGCTPTEYRAKLKVKMQ from the coding sequence ATGCACATATTATTAGTTGATGACGAGCCACTTGAACTAGAGCAATTAGAATATATCATCAATGAAAATTTTTCATACTGGAATATTCATAAAGCCGCAGATGCTTCTCAAGCTATGAAAATTTTAAAGTACTACCCTGTTAATCTCGTCTTGCTAGATATTCAACTGCCTGGAAAATCTGGCATTGAACTTGGTAGAGAAATTAAGACACAGTATAAGCTCGATATTATTATGGTAACCGCTTTTCAATCTTTTGATTATGCAAAGGATTCGCTGAGATTAGGTGCAAAAGATTATATTACAAAACCAATCATAGAGGAAGAACTTATTAAAGTATTAAACCCTTACAGGTATTCAACTATTCAATCACATATTATTCATCAAACATTAGCCATTATTCATAATCAATATGCTACAAAACTTTCATTGTCTAGTGTTGCTCAACAAATTCATGTCAATAGTACATATCTTAGTCGGAAATTCCATGATGAAATGAATATTGGTTTTTCCGAATACTTAAATAACTTCAGAATCAAACAAGCAGAAATATTGCTTATACAAGACGATGAAAAATCTATTTTATGTATAGCAGAAGAATGTGGGTTTAGCAGTCAACATTACTTCAGTTCGTTATTTAAAAAGCAGCTTGGCTGTACTCCAACAGAATATAGAGCAAAGTTGAAGGTTAAAATGCAATGA
- a CDS encoding histidine kinase, with the protein MFTLESFSFYIMLSVLAPIIGAFSLLFLFIFEKRLDQLQKEKKELLLKQELQLAKYNQLNQQIQPHFFFNTLNVILSLARLNKKEELITSIEILSKYFKLKYTTVDPLISLEQEITYTQYYLSIQHLRFRNRVEYVWNIEENCLPFQIPPFLLQTLVENAFKHGIEKNPGPGKLIITLKEERDQVFLKVWNSVATSSTNSESKEGLGLENIEKRLQMLFPLDTVFIHLYAENQGVSVQVLWPKVKDRHHFTL; encoded by the coding sequence ATGTTTACATTAGAATCATTTTCTTTCTATATTATGCTATCAGTACTAGCCCCTATTATCGGGGCTTTTAGTTTACTATTTTTATTTATTTTTGAAAAAAGGCTAGATCAATTACAGAAAGAAAAGAAAGAGCTACTATTAAAGCAAGAGCTTCAGCTTGCAAAGTATAACCAATTGAACCAGCAGATTCAACCCCATTTCTTTTTTAATACGCTCAATGTGATTCTTAGTCTTGCGCGTTTAAACAAGAAAGAGGAACTTATTACTTCTATTGAAATACTCTCTAAATATTTCAAGCTTAAATACACAACTGTTGATCCTCTAATTTCACTAGAACAAGAAATTACATATACTCAGTACTATTTATCAATTCAACACTTACGTTTTAGAAATCGAGTAGAATATGTTTGGAATATTGAAGAGAATTGTTTACCTTTTCAAATTCCGCCTTTCTTATTACAAACACTTGTTGAAAACGCTTTTAAACATGGTATTGAAAAGAATCCTGGCCCAGGAAAGCTAATTATTACACTGAAAGAAGAAAGAGACCAAGTTTTTTTAAAAGTATGGAATAGTGTAGCTACTTCAAGCACAAATTCTGAGTCAAAAGAAGGGTTAGGCTTAGAAAACATTGAGAAAAGATTACAAATGTTATTTCCTCTTGATACCGTCTTTATACATTTATATGCTGAAAATCAAGGTGTTAGTGTTCAAGTCCTATGGCCGAAAGTAAAAGATAGACACCATTTTACACTATGA
- a CDS encoding family 16 glycosylhydrolase, whose protein sequence is MESPSLKRKVFGSILSAALISYLFTPVGHAEEEEQAKGQKEKNKPMWTQVWGDEFDDGKIDPTKWTFDLTNGASVGIPGWGNNELQYYTNRSKNVREEGGNLVIQAHKESYQGFDYTSARVKTKGLFSKKYGKFEIRASAPTGKGYWPAVWMLPEHNRYGGWAASGEIDIMEGWGSRPNTIAGTIHYGQQWPNNTYSGEEYTFKDGSTIEDFHTYAVEWEPGEIRWYVDGELYSVQNDWYSQSDGQPDTNAYPAPFDEEFHLIMNLAVGGNFDGNPTAETQFPKEMKIDYVRVYELTGREYREPTPPVIPKEEYLSGAKLPQADGNLVYNNQFTETKAGDPGMGIEGTANWSLHKEPDGDAVLSVEELNNSRFLKVNILRPGGQLYSVQPQSIVSLAKGRFYKLTFDAKTEVARSMKVQVTGGASVGYAGYSPALNAQLTNQVQSYEVLFQMKKESDNAARVEFNLGTNDQPVWIGNAKLVEVEGIPFNDDIPKVPLSDGNRVYNGTFSVGEADGMSYWHVVQARKINALATVDPNERQLHIDVKTSSKYADDLKLLQKGIFLNAGQGYELSFDASIQPKGDMFVALTDEDGNVYEKQKVKVSSRIQKYHFAFKNLQLPHDDKNAQLVFYLGDVKKSITIDNIHLR, encoded by the coding sequence ATGGAAAGTCCTTCTTTAAAACGAAAGGTTTTCGGCTCCATATTATCAGCAGCGTTAATTAGTTATTTGTTTACCCCGGTTGGTCATGCCGAAGAGGAAGAACAAGCTAAAGGGCAAAAAGAAAAAAATAAGCCAATGTGGACTCAAGTGTGGGGAGACGAGTTTGACGATGGAAAGATTGATCCTACGAAATGGACGTTTGATTTAACAAACGGTGCTTCTGTGGGCATACCTGGGTGGGGGAACAATGAGCTCCAGTATTACACCAATCGTTCAAAAAATGTTCGAGAAGAAGGTGGTAATCTTGTCATTCAAGCTCATAAAGAAAGCTACCAAGGCTTTGACTACACATCTGCTCGTGTAAAGACGAAAGGGTTGTTCAGCAAGAAATACGGGAAGTTTGAAATCCGTGCTAGCGCCCCAACAGGTAAAGGCTATTGGCCTGCCGTTTGGATGCTTCCGGAGCATAATCGTTACGGAGGCTGGGCAGCTTCGGGTGAAATTGATATTATGGAAGGCTGGGGTAGCAGGCCAAATACTATTGCGGGCACCATTCACTATGGTCAGCAGTGGCCAAACAATACGTATAGCGGTGAAGAATACACATTTAAAGATGGAAGCACAATTGAAGATTTCCACACATATGCCGTTGAATGGGAGCCTGGTGAAATCCGATGGTACGTGGACGGTGAGCTCTATAGCGTGCAAAACGATTGGTACAGTCAAAGTGATGGACAGCCAGATACCAATGCTTATCCAGCGCCGTTTGACGAAGAATTTCATCTCATTATGAATCTAGCAGTTGGTGGGAATTTTGATGGGAATCCAACGGCAGAGACCCAGTTCCCAAAAGAAATGAAAATTGACTATGTAAGAGTCTATGAGTTAACGGGCAGAGAGTACCGTGAGCCAACTCCTCCAGTCATTCCAAAAGAAGAATATTTGTCAGGTGCTAAGCTTCCTCAAGCAGACGGAAACTTAGTTTATAACAATCAGTTTACAGAAACAAAAGCAGGTGACCCTGGCATGGGAATTGAAGGTACTGCTAACTGGTCCCTTCATAAAGAGCCGGATGGAGATGCAGTTTTATCAGTAGAAGAATTAAACAATAGCCGCTTTTTAAAGGTAAATATACTTCGTCCTGGAGGTCAGCTTTACTCGGTGCAGCCTCAGTCTATTGTGTCACTAGCGAAAGGCCGCTTTTATAAGCTAACGTTTGATGCTAAAACGGAAGTAGCTAGAAGCATGAAGGTACAAGTAACAGGAGGAGCATCAGTTGGATACGCAGGATATTCACCAGCTTTAAATGCTCAGCTGACAAACCAAGTACAAAGCTATGAAGTTTTGTTCCAAATGAAAAAAGAATCCGATAATGCAGCGCGCGTTGAGTTTAATCTTGGAACAAACGACCAGCCTGTATGGATTGGAAACGCAAAGCTTGTAGAGGTTGAAGGAATTCCGTTTAATGACGATATTCCAAAGGTTCCTTTAAGTGATGGAAATCGAGTATACAACGGTACATTTAGCGTGGGAGAAGCAGATGGAATGAGCTATTGGCACGTTGTACAAGCGAGAAAAATAAATGCTTTAGCAACCGTTGACCCTAATGAACGCCAGCTTCATATTGATGTGAAAACAAGCAGCAAATATGCAGATGATTTGAAGTTACTTCAAAAAGGTATTTTCCTGAATGCAGGACAAGGGTATGAATTAAGCTTTGATGCAAGTATTCAACCAAAAGGTGATATGTTTGTTGCGCTGACAGACGAAGATGGAAACGTGTATGAGAAGCAGAAAGTAAAAGTATCTTCCAGAATACAGAAATATCACTTCGCTTTTAAAAATTTACAGCTACCTCATGACGATAAAAATGCTCAGCTTGTCTTTTACTTAGGAGATGTAAAAAAGAGTATAACAATTGACAACATTCATTTACGTTAA
- a CDS encoding GntP family permease, with protein MDATIEVSALGAVVALVVAIVLILKKVSPAYGMIAGALIGGLVGGVDITNTVALMMEGAQGIIPAVLRILAAGILAGVLIESGAAAVIAETIVKKLGEARALLALALATMILTTVGVFVDVAVITVAPIALAIAQKAKLSKPAILLAMIGGGKAGNIMSPNPNAIAASDAFNVPLTSIMAAGIIPAAFGIFVTYIIAKKLVKKGSPVQLTEIEVNNADKLPAFLPAIIAPLVTIVLLSLRPLFDISIDPMIALPAGGIVGALVMGRGKKLNDYAVSGLGKMTGVAIMLLGTGTLAGIIANSGLKDVLIEGLSALGLPGYVLAPASGIFMSAATASTTAGTAVASQVFSSTILEMGVSALAGAAMVHAGATVLDHLPHGSFFHATGGSVHMEIKERLKLIPYESAVGLTLAILSTLIYGVFKLFS; from the coding sequence ATGGATGCTACTATTGAAGTAAGCGCGTTAGGCGCAGTGGTTGCGCTTGTTGTTGCAATTGTATTGATCTTAAAGAAAGTATCTCCTGCCTATGGAATGATTGCCGGTGCTTTAATTGGTGGTCTAGTAGGAGGAGTGGATATAACGAATACCGTGGCGCTCATGATGGAAGGAGCGCAAGGAATTATTCCAGCAGTACTGAGAATATTAGCTGCAGGTATATTAGCAGGTGTGCTCATCGAATCAGGAGCAGCTGCTGTTATTGCAGAAACAATTGTAAAAAAACTAGGGGAAGCGAGAGCTTTGCTTGCGCTGGCGCTTGCAACAATGATTTTAACTACGGTTGGTGTATTTGTTGACGTAGCGGTTATTACGGTGGCACCAATTGCACTTGCAATTGCTCAAAAAGCCAAGCTGTCAAAACCAGCGATTTTATTAGCAATGATTGGAGGCGGGAAAGCTGGGAACATTATGTCGCCAAATCCCAATGCTATCGCAGCTTCAGATGCTTTTAATGTGCCGCTCACATCCATTATGGCAGCGGGCATTATCCCAGCAGCTTTTGGAATTTTTGTGACATATATCATTGCCAAAAAGCTTGTGAAAAAAGGGTCTCCTGTACAGCTTACCGAAATAGAAGTAAACAATGCAGATAAGCTACCAGCGTTTTTACCAGCTATTATAGCGCCGCTTGTGACGATTGTTTTACTATCACTGCGACCGCTGTTTGACATTAGTATTGATCCAATGATTGCGTTGCCGGCTGGAGGAATTGTCGGTGCGCTTGTGATGGGAAGAGGCAAAAAGCTAAATGACTATGCTGTTTCAGGATTAGGGAAAATGACGGGTGTGGCCATTATGCTTCTAGGAACGGGTACGCTTGCTGGAATCATCGCTAACTCAGGTTTGAAAGATGTATTGATTGAAGGATTAAGTGCGCTTGGTTTACCAGGCTACGTGCTGGCGCCAGCATCAGGAATTTTCATGTCTGCTGCAACGGCTTCAACAACTGCAGGCACAGCTGTGGCCAGCCAGGTGTTTAGCTCCACAATTTTAGAGATGGGCGTTTCAGCGCTTGCCGGAGCAGCTATGGTACACGCAGGTGCGACGGTTTTAGATCACTTACCGCACGGTAGCTTTTTCCACGCGACGGGGGGAAGCGTTCATATGGAAATTAAAGAACGCCTTAAGCTTATTCCATACGAATCAGCAGTTGGTTTAACGCTAGCCATTTTATCAACGCTCATTTACGGTGTGTTCAAGCTATTTAGCTAA
- a CDS encoding helix-turn-helix domain-containing protein, with translation MRFLNHSLAQEIVNRTKNIIHRNINVMNEKGVIIGSGDHHRIDSIHEGAVRVIETQKGFEITSSDLTHFQGVKAGINLPITFHDRVVGVIGITGEPEEVRNYGELVKMAAEMILQQAVLIDEIQWDERLKEELTSQLLHGTETLDSFYFERVERLGIQLDLPRIAIILKAENHSNGYKWLRGKLENDDLYVVQPTHIVVLKRIDITKEQEDGAFNKIKSWIQRNQLEGKMAIGRFLPSVEGIATSYQEALYTLEVGEKLHPDQSLYRYEHYKLAVFLAKAKEFGVKGELSQSLEVLKDYDEKGDLLETLSVYVEENGDVNKAASRLFIHRNTLRYRLERISELTNKDPRKLSDLVELYVAILQYKIQ, from the coding sequence ATGAGGTTTTTAAATCATTCTTTAGCTCAAGAAATTGTAAATCGAACGAAGAATATTATTCATCGCAACATCAACGTGATGAATGAAAAAGGCGTAATTATCGGCTCAGGGGATCATCATCGAATTGATTCTATTCATGAAGGTGCTGTGCGAGTAATCGAAACACAAAAAGGCTTTGAAATTACGAGTTCTGATTTAACGCATTTTCAAGGAGTAAAAGCAGGAATTAATTTGCCCATTACCTTTCATGATAGGGTTGTTGGTGTGATTGGTATTACAGGTGAACCAGAGGAAGTGAGGAACTACGGTGAGCTTGTGAAAATGGCTGCTGAAATGATTCTACAGCAGGCAGTATTAATAGATGAAATTCAATGGGACGAGCGACTGAAAGAGGAATTAACGAGTCAATTGCTTCACGGCACGGAAACGTTAGATTCCTTTTACTTTGAACGAGTAGAGCGTTTAGGGATTCAGTTGGACCTCCCACGTATAGCAATAATCTTAAAAGCGGAAAATCATTCAAATGGCTATAAGTGGCTGCGAGGAAAGCTCGAAAACGATGACTTGTATGTTGTTCAACCAACTCATATTGTAGTGCTGAAAAGAATTGATATAACGAAGGAACAAGAAGACGGTGCTTTTAACAAAATCAAGAGCTGGATTCAACGTAATCAGCTAGAAGGCAAGATGGCAATTGGAAGGTTCTTGCCTTCAGTGGAAGGAATCGCTACATCTTATCAAGAAGCGCTCTATACGTTAGAAGTAGGTGAAAAATTACACCCTGATCAATCACTTTATCGCTATGAACATTATAAACTAGCTGTTTTTTTAGCTAAAGCGAAAGAATTTGGAGTAAAAGGCGAGCTAAGTCAATCACTTGAAGTGTTAAAAGACTATGACGAAAAAGGCGATTTGTTAGAAACTTTAAGCGTATATGTTGAAGAAAATGGTGATGTAAACAAAGCAGCAAGCAGGCTTTTTATCCACCGGAATACGCTGCGGTACCGATTGGAACGCATTTCGGAGCTAACAAATAAAGATCCCCGCAAACTCAGTGACTTGGTTGAGCTGTACGTAGCAATCCTACAGTATAAAATTCAATAA
- a CDS encoding ABC transporter ATP-binding protein, producing the protein MTQNVILEIKNLHTHFFSKKGITKAVDGIDLTLHEGETLGIVGESGCGKSMTSLSILRLVPTPPGKIVEGSIKLKGKDILTMSEEELRHVRGNQISMIFQEPMTSLNPVIPVGEQIAESLRLHQRLGRKEAWKKAIEMLELVGIPSPIERAKQEPFQLSGGMRQRVMIAMALSCSPEILIADEPTTALDVTIQAQILELMKKLQKDLKMGIIFITHDLGVVAELCDKVAVMYAGKVVEYSNTEQLFSNPKHPYTKGLIASLPKLEEEQVELETMPGTVPSPYNLPKGCSFAPRCYFATQECQNQKPPLYTLEDNSQIRCFLFQDSVKKSEVDIK; encoded by the coding sequence ATGACACAGAACGTTATCTTAGAAATTAAAAACCTGCATACACATTTCTTTTCCAAAAAAGGTATTACAAAAGCCGTCGATGGGATAGACCTTACTCTACATGAAGGAGAAACATTAGGTATAGTTGGGGAATCAGGGTGTGGAAAAAGCATGACCTCCCTTTCCATTTTACGCCTCGTACCTACACCACCGGGAAAAATTGTTGAAGGTTCTATTAAGCTTAAAGGGAAAGATATTTTAACAATGTCTGAAGAAGAACTTCGCCATGTTCGTGGCAATCAAATCTCAATGATCTTTCAAGAACCTATGACTTCTCTTAACCCGGTAATTCCTGTCGGAGAACAAATAGCTGAGTCATTACGTCTACATCAACGGCTTGGAAGAAAAGAAGCCTGGAAAAAAGCAATTGAAATGCTTGAACTAGTAGGAATTCCCTCACCTATTGAACGGGCAAAACAAGAGCCTTTTCAATTAAGCGGTGGGATGCGTCAACGTGTAATGATTGCAATGGCTTTGTCATGCAGCCCTGAAATTCTAATTGCGGACGAGCCAACTACAGCTTTAGATGTAACTATTCAGGCTCAAATCTTAGAATTGATGAAAAAACTCCAAAAAGATTTAAAGATGGGAATTATCTTTATTACGCATGACCTTGGTGTAGTAGCAGAGCTGTGTGACAAGGTAGCTGTGATGTATGCAGGAAAAGTCGTTGAGTATAGTAATACGGAGCAGTTATTTTCCAATCCAAAACATCCTTATACTAAAGGACTTATTGCCTCTTTGCCTAAACTTGAAGAAGAACAAGTAGAGCTTGAAACAATGCCTGGAACTGTTCCTTCACCTTATAACTTGCCAAAAGGTTGCAGCTTTGCACCTCGCTGCTATTTCGCAACACAAGAGTGTCAAAACCAGAAACCTCCGCTATACACTTTAGAAGATAATAGCCAAATTAGATGTTTCTTATTTCAAGATAGTGTAAAGAAAAGTGAGGTAGATATCAAATGA